A single Flavobacteriales bacterium DNA region contains:
- a CDS encoding peptide MFS transporter → MKKHPKALPFLFLSEMWERFGFYLMLGIFTLYLKDVKQGFAMTEKESADLYGTFIALVYLTPFIGGMLADRYFGYSKSIMFGGVLMGIGYILMSVHSLPILYLAMTLVIIGNGFFKPNISTLLGNVYNQEKYIQKKDEGYNIFYMGINIGAFICNFFGAVLYTLIGWNAAFIAAGIGMFVGVVIFYIGTKHFKGFDEKKGIQEGDFPFSKIALYILLPSLAFGVIGWFINGVASATNTTSSIFGTDSTDAFIFASIPIVFFYGRLYFTANSIDKRPIGALLTIFSVVILFWAVFKLNGSALNTWADRYTDRQLTGNTEKVFNSLQLAQNMEYKQDSVVKYDEYFRIQKNNGVPLKEFNYPVYFRNVEPAKLPTEGSTVTVWATNLSQSINPGWVILLTPLVVAFFTFLRRKKKEPSTPMKIALGLLLSALSVLIMVAAVKAGHNGQFKVSVWWLICNYGVITIGELFLSPMGLSLVSKLSPAKITGLMMGGWFLATAIGNKLSGVLASMWDKYEDKSNFFLVNFLLLIIATSIMFSLVKRLNKVMVEKGIS, encoded by the coding sequence ATGAAAAAGCATCCAAAGGCTTTACCCTTTCTTTTCCTATCCGAAATGTGGGAAAGATTTGGGTTCTATCTTATGCTCGGAATTTTTACACTTTATCTCAAAGATGTAAAACAGGGCTTTGCAATGACCGAAAAAGAATCGGCAGATTTATATGGTACTTTTATAGCACTTGTATATTTAACGCCCTTTATTGGTGGTATGCTGGCCGATCGCTATTTTGGTTACTCAAAATCCATCATGTTTGGCGGTGTCTTAATGGGTATTGGCTATATTCTTATGAGTGTTCATAGCTTGCCTATTTTGTATTTGGCTATGACCTTGGTTATTATTGGTAATGGATTTTTCAAACCAAATATTTCAACCTTATTGGGAAATGTTTATAATCAAGAAAAGTATATTCAGAAAAAAGATGAAGGCTATAATATTTTCTATATGGGCATTAATATTGGAGCTTTTATTTGCAATTTTTTTGGTGCCGTATTATACACACTTATTGGATGGAATGCCGCATTTATTGCAGCTGGAATAGGAATGTTTGTGGGAGTTGTTATTTTTTATATTGGCACAAAACATTTCAAAGGGTTTGATGAAAAAAAGGGCATTCAGGAAGGAGATTTTCCATTTTCAAAAATTGCACTTTATATCCTACTCCCCTCTTTGGCGTTTGGAGTAATAGGCTGGTTTATAAACGGAGTAGCCAGTGCCACAAACACCACAAGTTCAATATTTGGCACGGATAGCACAGATGCATTTATTTTTGCCAGCATTCCCATCGTGTTTTTTTATGGTCGGCTTTATTTTACGGCAAATTCAATTGATAAAAGACCAATTGGTGCATTATTGACCATTTTTTCTGTTGTAATTTTATTTTGGGCTGTTTTCAAGTTAAACGGTTCAGCTTTAAACACTTGGGCCGATAGATATACCGACCGTCAATTAACCGGAAATACAGAAAAAGTGTTCAATTCGCTTCAATTAGCCCAAAATATGGAGTATAAACAAGATTCTGTAGTTAAATATGATGAGTATTTTAGAATTCAAAAAAACAATGGTGTGCCATTAAAAGAATTTAATTATCCGGTATATTTTAGAAATGTAGAACCAGCCAAACTCCCCACAGAAGGAAGCACAGTTACTGTTTGGGCCACAAACTTAAGTCAGTCGATAAATCCTGGTTGGGTAATTTTGCTTACACCTCTTGTGGTTGCATTTTTTACTTTTTTAAGAAGAAAGAAAAAAGAACCAAGCACTCCAATGAAAATTGCATTGGGTTTGTTGTTATCGGCCTTATCTGTATTAATAATGGTTGCCGCGGTTAAAGCTGGGCATAATGGACAGTTTAAAGTAAGTGTTTGGTGGTTGATTTGCAACTATGGAGTTATCACAATTGGTGAACTTTTTCTAAGTCCAATGGGTCTTTCGCTTGTATCAAAACTTAGTCCTGCCAAAATTACAGGTCTAATGATGGGTGGGTGGTTTTTGGCTACGGCAATTGGGAATAAATTGAGTGGTGTGCTCGCAAGTATGTGGGATAAATACGAGGACAAATCTAATTTCTTCCTTGTAAATTTTCTGCTCTTGATTATAGCAACTTCCATTATGTTTTCATTGGTAAAACGACTAAATAAAGTAATGGTTGAGAAAGGAATTAGTTAA
- a CDS encoding peptide MFS transporter produces MSTNNEKSFANGDPLDSDIIKGNYDAELAIIQNFEGKYPKQLWYLFFSEMWERFCFYGMRGMLTFFMVYRMGMEKEAANLQYGATQAWVYAFTFIGGMFADKILGFKKSLFWGGILMITGSVILTINPSAWFFLGISFLIVGTGFFKPNISSMVGQLYKDGDNRRDAGFSLFYSGINMGAFLGGILMIGIGKGTILSSVVPENLRWNVAFALVAVAMLISLLIFTFTRNHLGSIGNTPIDYDKNPNQKWYMYAVYIGALACVPIIVKMVSNTVYTDYFMYFIGPFSLAYLIFEMTKLDRAANLKLVAALVFIVFSSLFWAIFEQAGGSLSLYAAEHLDKGTLGADPNMVNNSANSLFVIVFAPLVGLLWLWANKKKIEPNSVVKFGIGFLMLAAGFYIFGVNKMFANQGIAPQDIFILGWLVITFGEIALSPIGLSLMTKLATPRLQGFMMGMWFLASAYGQYIAGLFGAAISPDKNASAIEKLEVYSSGYTQFAMYALIAGIVIIVISPMVRKLMGDVK; encoded by the coding sequence ATGAGTACAAATAACGAAAAGTCATTTGCCAATGGAGATCCATTGGATTCTGATATAATAAAGGGCAATTACGATGCTGAACTCGCTATAATTCAAAACTTTGAAGGAAAATACCCAAAACAGTTGTGGTATTTGTTTTTCTCTGAAATGTGGGAGCGGTTTTGCTTTTATGGCATGCGTGGCATGCTCACTTTTTTTATGGTTTATCGAATGGGCATGGAAAAGGAGGCCGCAAATCTTCAATATGGGGCTACTCAGGCATGGGTTTATGCCTTTACCTTTATTGGAGGAATGTTTGCCGACAAAATTCTGGGATTCAAAAAATCATTGTTTTGGGGAGGTATTCTTATGATAACCGGAAGTGTTATTTTAACCATCAACCCAAGTGCATGGTTTTTTCTTGGAATTAGTTTCCTGATAGTTGGAACCGGATTTTTCAAACCTAACATTTCATCGATGGTTGGGCAACTCTATAAAGACGGCGATAACAGAAGAGACGCGGGATTCTCCCTATTTTATTCAGGCATAAATATGGGTGCTTTTTTGGGTGGCATCTTAATGATTGGTATCGGAAAAGGAACAATTTTATCATCGGTCGTACCTGAAAATTTGAGATGGAACGTAGCCTTTGCTTTGGTTGCAGTTGCCATGCTTATCAGCTTGTTGATATTTACCTTCACAAGAAACCATTTGGGATCAATTGGCAACACTCCAATTGATTATGACAAAAATCCGAACCAAAAATGGTATATGTATGCTGTTTATATTGGTGCTTTGGCTTGCGTGCCAATTATTGTTAAAATGGTATCAAATACCGTTTACACAGATTATTTCATGTATTTCATTGGCCCTTTCAGTCTAGCCTATTTGATTTTTGAAATGACCAAATTAGATAGAGCGGCTAATCTAAAATTGGTTGCGGCTTTGGTATTTATAGTATTCTCATCATTGTTTTGGGCAATTTTTGAACAGGCTGGTGGCTCTCTAAGTCTTTATGCAGCCGAACATTTGGACAAAGGAACATTAGGTGCCGACCCCAATATGGTAAACAACTCCGCCAATTCGCTCTTTGTTATTGTTTTCGCTCCTCTTGTTGGGCTGCTTTGGTTGTGGGCAAACAAAAAGAAAATCGAACCCAATAGTGTTGTAAAATTTGGAATAGGTTTTTTAATGTTGGCGGCAGGTTTCTATATTTTTGGTGTAAACAAAATGTTTGCCAATCAGGGAATTGCTCCACAAGATATTTTCATCTTAGGGTGGTTGGTAATCACGTTTGGCGAGATTGCACTTTCGCCAATTGGATTGTCGTTAATGACCAAATTAGCTACTCCAAGACTTCAAGGCTTTATGATGGGCATGTGGTTTTTGGCAAGTGCCTACGGTCAATACATTGCCGGACTTTTCGGTGCGGCTATTTCGCCAGATAAAAATGCCTCAGCAATTGAAAAATTGGAAGTTTATTCCAGCGGATATACCCAATTCGCGATGTATGCTTTGATTGCTGGCATAGTTATCATTGTAATCTCTCCGATGGTAAGAAAACTCATGGGCGATGTAAAATAA